Proteins co-encoded in one Actinobacillus succinogenes 130Z genomic window:
- the metK gene encoding methionine adenosyltransferase: MSTHLFTSESVSEGHPDKIADQISDAVLDEILKQDPKARVACETYVKTGMALVGGEITTSAWVDIENLTRQVICDIGYKHSDMGFDGHSCAVLNAIGKQSQDINQGVDRENPLDQGAGDQGIMFGYATNETEVFMPAPITYAHRLMERQAKVRKDGTLDWLRPDAKSQLTFKYEDNKIVGIDAVVLSTQHAESVSQKEVHEGVMEEIIKPVLPAKWLDKDTKYFINPTGRFVIGGPMGDCGLTGRKIIVDTYGGAARHGGGAFSGKDPSKVDRSAAYAARYVAKNIVAAGLADRCEIQLSYAIGVAEPTSIMLETFGTGKVANELLVKLVREFFDLRPYGLIQMLDLIRPIYRETAAYGHFGREQFPWEKIDRAAELSAAAGL, from the coding sequence ATGTCAACCCATTTATTTACTTCCGAATCCGTGTCAGAAGGGCATCCGGATAAAATTGCAGACCAAATTTCAGACGCGGTATTGGACGAAATACTCAAACAGGACCCGAAAGCGCGTGTAGCGTGCGAAACCTATGTAAAAACCGGTATGGCGTTGGTGGGCGGTGAAATCACCACATCCGCCTGGGTGGATATTGAAAATCTCACTCGTCAGGTGATTTGCGACATCGGTTACAAACATTCGGATATGGGATTCGACGGGCATTCATGCGCCGTATTGAATGCTATCGGCAAGCAGTCGCAGGACATTAATCAGGGCGTGGATCGTGAAAATCCGTTAGACCAAGGCGCAGGCGACCAGGGCATTATGTTCGGTTACGCGACCAACGAAACCGAAGTTTTCATGCCGGCACCGATTACTTATGCGCACCGTCTAATGGAACGTCAGGCTAAAGTGCGTAAAGACGGCACCTTGGATTGGTTGCGCCCGGACGCCAAAAGCCAGCTCACCTTTAAATACGAAGACAATAAAATCGTAGGTATTGACGCGGTGGTGCTTTCCACTCAGCATGCGGAATCCGTCAGCCAAAAAGAGGTGCATGAAGGCGTAATGGAAGAAATCATTAAACCGGTATTGCCGGCGAAATGGCTAGATAAAGACACTAAATATTTTATTAACCCGACCGGACGTTTTGTTATCGGCGGGCCGATGGGCGATTGCGGTTTAACCGGCCGTAAAATCATCGTGGATACCTACGGCGGCGCGGCGCGTCACGGCGGCGGCGCGTTTTCCGGCAAAGATCCGTCGAAAGTGGACCGTTCGGCTGCTTATGCCGCCCGTTATGTGGCGAAAAATATTGTGGCGGCAGGGTTGGCGGATCGCTGCGAAATTCAGCTTTCTTATGCCATCGGTGTGGCGGAACCGACTTCCATCATGCTGGAAACTTTCGGCACCGGTAAAGTAGCGAACGAATTATTGGTGAAACTGGTACGCGAATTCTTTGATTTACGTCCGTACGGTTTAATCCAAATGTTGGATCTTATTCGACCGATTTACCGTGAAACCGCCGCTTACGGACATTTCGGACGCGAACAATTCCCATGGGAAAAAATTGATCGTGCGGCCGAATTAAGCGCGGCGGCCGGGCTATAA
- a CDS encoding opacity family porin, translating to MKKTTLAMALGALVFSGVASANWYVEGNAGYSRLKTSGGDGYDLKDNSFSPSLAIGYKVNDWRFALDYTYYGKADENYGWQYYQEHEVGNEEMKAYGFGLSAYYDFNVNSSLKPYVGARLSVNHIKSELDYTLYSDNTGKVVRRGSYSDSETKFGYGAVVGVSYNFAPQWDLNVAAEYNRLGKENGVKFDQYGAKVGVRYSF from the coding sequence ATGAAAAAGACAACATTAGCTATGGCACTAGGGGCATTGGTTTTTAGTGGTGTTGCCAGCGCAAATTGGTATGTTGAGGGGAATGCCGGCTATTCCAGACTGAAAACTTCGGGTGGCGACGGTTATGATCTCAAAGACAATTCATTTTCGCCAAGTCTCGCTATCGGTTATAAAGTTAACGATTGGCGTTTTGCATTGGATTATACTTATTACGGTAAAGCCGATGAAAACTACGGCTGGCAGTATTACCAAGAACATGAAGTCGGTAATGAAGAAATGAAAGCATACGGTTTCGGACTTTCCGCCTATTATGATTTCAACGTTAACAGCAGTCTGAAACCTTATGTAGGCGCCCGTCTTTCAGTTAACCACATTAAGTCCGAACTAGACTACACTCTTTACTCCGACAACACCGGTAAGGTAGTTCGTCGCGGCAGTTACTCGGATTCCGAAACCAAATTCGGTTACGGTGCCGTTGTGGGTGTGAGTTATAATTTTGCACCGCAATGGGATTTAAACGTAGCGGCAGAATATAATCGATTGGGCAAAGAAAATGGCGTTAAATTCGACCAATACGGCGCGAAAGTGGGTGTGCGTTACAGTTTCTAA
- the htpG gene encoding molecular chaperone HtpG, with translation MSNNQQTLGFQTEVKQLLQLMIHSLYSNKEIFLRELISNASDAADKLRFKALSAPELYEGDGDLKVRIRFDEKKGTLTVSDNGIGMTREQATEHLGTIAKSGTKEFLTALGQDQAKDSQLIGQFGVGFYSAFIVADKVEVRSRAAGVPAEQGVLWTSAGEGEYSVEDIEKKERGTEITLFLREDEKEFLNEWRLREIIGKYSDHIGLPVEILTKEFDEEGKESDVKWEKINKAQALWTRAKGEISDEEYQEFYKHISHDFADPLVWQHNKVEGNQEYTSLLYVPSKAPWDLFNREQKHGLKLYVQRVFIMDDAEVFMPNYLRFMRGLLDSNDLPLNVSREILQDNKTTAALRKALTKRSLQMLEKLAKDEAEKYATFWKEFGLVLKEGVGEDFANREQIAKLFRFASTHTDSSEQSVSLADYIARMKEGQKAVYYITADSYVAAKNSPHLELFNKKGIEVLLLSDRIDEWMLSYLTEFDGKPLQSITKADLDLGDLADKTEAEKEKAQDEALSGFIERVKTLLGERVKDVRLTHRLTDTPAVVSTDNDQMTTQMAKLFAMSGQPVPEVKYTFELNPDHALVKKTAALTDESAFADWVELLLEQAMLSERGTLENPTAFIKRVNTLLAG, from the coding sequence ATGAGCAATAATCAACAAACTCTCGGTTTCCAAACGGAAGTGAAACAACTTCTGCAATTAATGATTCATTCCCTGTATTCCAATAAGGAAATTTTTCTGCGCGAATTGATTTCCAACGCGTCCGATGCGGCGGATAAATTGCGTTTCAAAGCGCTTTCCGCGCCGGAACTGTATGAAGGCGACGGCGATTTGAAAGTGCGCATTCGTTTTGATGAGAAAAAAGGTACGCTGACCGTCAGCGATAACGGCATCGGCATGACGCGCGAACAGGCGACGGAACACCTGGGCACCATTGCGAAATCCGGAACAAAGGAATTTTTAACCGCACTTGGGCAGGATCAAGCCAAAGACAGCCAGTTAATCGGTCAATTCGGGGTGGGATTCTATTCCGCCTTTATCGTAGCGGACAAAGTGGAAGTACGCAGCCGTGCAGCGGGTGTGCCGGCGGAACAGGGCGTATTATGGACATCTGCCGGCGAAGGCGAGTATTCCGTCGAAGATATTGAGAAAAAAGAACGCGGTACGGAAATTACGCTGTTTTTGCGCGAGGACGAAAAAGAATTTTTGAACGAATGGCGTCTGCGTGAAATTATCGGCAAATATTCCGATCACATCGGTTTGCCGGTGGAAATTCTGACCAAAGAATTCGATGAAGAAGGCAAAGAAAGCGACGTAAAATGGGAAAAAATCAATAAAGCTCAGGCCTTGTGGACGAGGGCGAAAGGTGAAATCTCCGACGAAGAATACCAAGAATTTTATAAACATATCAGCCATGATTTTGCCGATCCGCTAGTATGGCAGCACAACAAAGTGGAAGGTAATCAGGAATATACCAGTTTGCTTTATGTGCCGTCCAAAGCGCCGTGGGATTTATTCAACCGCGAGCAAAAACACGGCTTGAAGCTGTATGTGCAACGGGTATTCATTATGGATGATGCGGAAGTGTTCATGCCGAATTATCTGCGTTTCATGCGCGGTTTGCTGGACAGCAACGATTTGCCGTTAAACGTTTCCCGTGAAATTCTGCAGGATAATAAAACCACGGCGGCATTACGTAAAGCCTTAACCAAACGTTCCTTACAAATGCTGGAAAAACTGGCGAAAGACGAAGCGGAAAAATATGCGACATTCTGGAAAGAATTCGGTTTAGTGCTGAAAGAAGGCGTGGGTGAAGATTTTGCCAACCGCGAACAAATCGCCAAACTATTCCGTTTTGCTTCCACTCACACGGACAGCAGCGAACAAAGCGTATCGCTGGCGGATTATATCGCCCGCATGAAAGAAGGACAAAAAGCCGTTTACTATATTACCGCCGACAGTTACGTCGCGGCGAAAAACAGTCCGCATTTGGAATTGTTCAATAAAAAAGGCATTGAAGTGTTGCTGTTGTCCGATCGAATCGACGAATGGATGTTGAGCTATTTAACGGAATTTGACGGCAAGCCGTTACAATCCATCACCAAAGCGGATTTGGATTTAGGCGATTTGGCGGATAAAACCGAAGCGGAAAAAGAGAAGGCGCAGGACGAAGCTTTAAGCGGTTTCATCGAACGGGTGAAAACCCTGCTGGGCGAACGGGTAAAAGATGTGCGTTTGACCCATCGTTTAACCGATACGCCGGCGGTGGTATCGACGGATAACGATCAAATGACTACTCAAATGGCGAAATTGTTCGCGATGAGCGGTCAGCCGGTGCCGGAGGTGAAATATACTTTTGAATTGAATCCGGATCACGCTTTAGTGAAAAAAACGGCGGCATTGACCGATGAATCCGCTTTCGCCGACTGGGTGGAATTGCTGTTGGAGCAAGCCATGTTGTCGGAGCGCGGCACCTTGGAAAATCCGACGGCTTTCATTAAACGCGTGAATACCTTGCTTGCAGGCTAG
- the ndk gene encoding nucleoside-diphosphate kinase, which yields MALERTLSIIKPDAVERNLVGKILSRFEENGFQIVAMKMLRLNQAQAEGFYAEHQGKPFFDGLVEYMTSAPVVVSVLEKDNAVKDYRTLIGATDPQQAAEGTIRKDFAESRRRNSVHGSDSEESAVREIAYFFVESEICPR from the coding sequence ATGGCGTTAGAACGTACGTTATCAATTATTAAACCTGATGCTGTCGAACGTAATTTAGTGGGTAAAATTCTCTCTCGCTTTGAAGAAAATGGTTTCCAAATTGTGGCAATGAAAATGTTACGTTTAAATCAAGCTCAAGCGGAAGGTTTTTATGCGGAACACCAAGGCAAACCGTTTTTTGACGGCTTAGTGGAATATATGACATCGGCGCCGGTAGTGGTTTCCGTGCTGGAAAAAGATAATGCGGTAAAAGATTACCGCACGTTAATCGGCGCCACCGATCCGCAGCAGGCTGCGGAAGGCACTATCCGCAAAGATTTTGCGGAAAGCCGACGTCGGAATTCGGTGCACGGTTCGGACAGTGAAGAAAGTGCGGTCAGAGAAATCGCTTATTTCTTTGTTGAATCTGAAATCTGTCCGCGCTAA
- a CDS encoding 4'-phosphopantetheinyl transferase family protein, whose protein sequence is MATFVAWGNIRQDYPFQTIPSELVPERLHLSSDGESINGNSRVRQRHHCRRLAHFLLWRLCGQAGIDTGLLSHIYYTASGRPEFPSNRIDFNISHSGDWVAVILSVSSAKPAVGIDIEIAKTERNFTALLAHFAPQTEQRWLAKQSNIVAGFYRCWCLREAVLKSQGVGIVKLSEVRHLPERQQIRTAYCPAGQLFFSEELPFYLALFAAGNELDDVRYFHWSPGTERGLCAYSLKSAVKYSVNF, encoded by the coding sequence ATGGCAACTTTTGTCGCGTGGGGTAATATTCGGCAGGATTACCCGTTTCAAACTATTCCGTCCGAACTGGTTCCCGAACGGTTGCATCTATCGTCCGATGGCGAAAGCATTAACGGAAATTCCCGTGTACGGCAACGGCACCACTGCCGCCGGCTGGCGCATTTTTTACTGTGGCGCTTATGCGGACAGGCGGGAATCGATACGGGATTGCTGTCGCATATTTATTATACCGCCAGCGGTCGTCCCGAATTCCCTTCAAACCGAATTGATTTTAATATTTCCCATTCCGGCGATTGGGTCGCGGTAATATTGTCGGTTTCGTCCGCCAAGCCGGCGGTGGGCATCGATATCGAGATAGCAAAAACAGAACGAAATTTCACCGCACTTTTAGCTCATTTTGCTCCGCAAACGGAACAGCGCTGGCTGGCTAAACAGAGTAATATCGTTGCAGGATTTTATCGTTGCTGGTGTTTGCGCGAAGCCGTACTGAAATCGCAAGGGGTAGGTATTGTGAAGTTGAGCGAAGTCCGGCATTTGCCGGAACGGCAACAGATTCGAACGGCATATTGCCCTGCCGGTCAGTTGTTTTTTTCTGAAGAATTACCGTTTTACCTCGCATTATTTGCGGCGGGGAATGAATTGGATGATGTCCGTTATTTCCATTGGTCGCCCGGAACAGAACGGGGGCTTTGCGCGTATTCGCTCAAAAGTGCGGTCAAATATTCAGTTAATTTTTAA
- the rfbC gene encoding dTDP-4-dehydrorhamnose 3,5-epimerase yields the protein MKIIETKIPEVKLLEPTVLGDERGFFMETFRDEWFKQNVADRTFVQENHSKSVKGVLRGLHYQTENTQGKLVRVVQGEVFDVAVDMRKSSPTFGQWVGEILSAENKRQLWVPEGFAHGFYVLSETAEFTYKCTDYYNPKAEHSLLWNDPTVGIMWNLVGEPSLSTKDLAGKLLKDAVLFD from the coding sequence ATGAAAATTATAGAAACAAAAATCCCTGAAGTGAAATTATTAGAACCGACGGTATTGGGGGATGAACGTGGTTTCTTTATGGAAACCTTTCGTGATGAATGGTTTAAACAAAATGTTGCTGACCGCACTTTTGTGCAGGAAAATCATTCAAAATCAGTAAAAGGTGTATTGCGAGGTTTGCATTACCAAACGGAAAATACCCAAGGCAAATTAGTCCGCGTGGTGCAGGGGGAAGTGTTTGATGTGGCAGTGGATATGCGTAAAAGCTCGCCGACATTCGGGCAATGGGTCGGTGAAATTCTTTCTGCTGAAAATAAACGCCAACTTTGGGTGCCGGAAGGCTTTGCCCATGGTTTTTATGTGCTGAGTGAAACGGCTGAATTTACTTATAAATGTACGGATTATTACAACCCAAAAGCAGAGCATTCATTATTGTGGAATGATCCGACAGTCGGGATTATGTGGAATTTGGTTGGCGAACCGAGTTTATCGACAAAAGATCTTGCCGGCAAATTGCTCAAAGACGCGGTTTTATTTGATTAA
- a CDS encoding opacity family porin, giving the protein MKKTTLAIALGALAFASVASANWYVEGDAGYSKLRTSGGLSSKISDGSFSPSVAVGYKVNDWRFALDYTYYGKGDEGFGDLGGSGENEVKAYGFGLAAYYDFDLGTSLTPYLGARISANHIKVNSDFNNASDYFHFSNSNTEFGYGAIAGVSYNFAPQWDLNVAAEYNRLGEVRDVKVNQYGAKVGVRYTF; this is encoded by the coding sequence ATGAAAAAGACAACATTAGCTATAGCATTAGGCGCCTTGGCATTTGCGAGCGTAGCAAGCGCAAACTGGTATGTTGAAGGCGATGCGGGGTATTCCAAATTGAGAACATCGGGCGGTTTGTCGAGTAAAATCAGCGACGGTTCGTTCTCTCCGAGTGTCGCCGTAGGTTATAAAGTGAATGATTGGCGCTTTGCCTTAGATTATACTTATTACGGTAAAGGTGATGAAGGTTTCGGCGACTTGGGCGGTTCGGGCGAAAATGAAGTGAAAGCGTACGGTTTCGGCCTTGCCGCTTATTATGATTTTGATCTCGGCACCAGTTTAACGCCTTATCTGGGGGCGAGAATTTCCGCCAATCATATTAAAGTTAATAGTGACTTTAATAACGCTTCCGATTATTTCCATTTTTCGAATTCCAACACTGAATTCGGTTACGGTGCGATTGCCGGGGTAAGCTACAATTTTGCACCGCAGTGGGATTTAAATGTCGCGGCGGAATATAACCGTTTGGGTGAAGTACGTGACGTAAAAGTCAACCAATACGGCGCGAAAGTCGGCGTACGTTATACATTCTAA
- the cpdA gene encoding 3',5'-cyclic-AMP phosphodiesterase, translated as MINTYQYDTDSDEIRILQITDPHLFKDAGSELLGINTCASFNQVLTEIQASPFEADFVLATGDLVQDSSDEGYLRFCEMVQPLGKPVFWLPGNHDFQPKMNELLNKNHGNICAEKQILAGEQWQVLLLDSQVFGVPHGNLTEYQLDWLQNKLKAQADRYVLIVLHHHLLSTHSAWLDQHNLRNANELAQILAMSDNVKGIVHGHIHQTVDDLWNGYRVMSTPSTCIQFKPDTNHFALDTQQPGWREIILHTDGSIETYVRRIRQASFLPNMSEDGY; from the coding sequence ATGATTAACACGTATCAATATGACACGGATTCGGATGAGATACGCATTCTACAAATAACCGATCCGCATTTGTTTAAGGACGCCGGCAGCGAGTTATTAGGCATAAATACTTGCGCCAGCTTTAACCAGGTTTTAACGGAGATTCAGGCTTCGCCGTTCGAGGCGGATTTTGTTTTGGCCACAGGCGATTTGGTGCAGGACAGTTCGGACGAAGGTTATCTGCGTTTCTGCGAAATGGTGCAACCGTTGGGCAAACCGGTTTTCTGGTTGCCGGGCAATCATGATTTTCAACCGAAAATGAATGAATTGCTGAATAAAAATCACGGGAATATTTGTGCCGAAAAGCAGATTTTGGCCGGTGAACAATGGCAGGTATTGTTACTGGACAGTCAGGTTTTCGGGGTGCCGCACGGTAATCTGACGGAATATCAGTTGGACTGGCTGCAGAATAAATTAAAAGCACAAGCGGACCGTTATGTGCTGATTGTGTTGCATCATCATTTACTTTCAACCCATTCCGCATGGTTGGATCAACACAATTTGCGTAATGCCAATGAGTTGGCGCAAATTTTGGCGATGTCCGATAATGTAAAAGGCATTGTTCACGGACATATTCATCAGACGGTGGACGACCTGTGGAACGGTTATCGGGTGATGTCGACACCTTCCACCTGTATTCAATTTAAGCCGGATACCAATCATTTCGCCTTGGATACGCAACAGCCCGGCTGGCGGGAAATTATACTGCATACCGACGGAAGTATTGAAACCTATGTCCGCCGTATTCGACAAGCCAGTTTTCTACCGAATATGAGTGAAGACGGTTATTAG
- the ccmB gene encoding heme exporter protein CcmB — MVFIEIIKRELRIAMRKQAEILNPLWFFLIVITLFPLVVGPDPNLLSKIAGGVAWVAALLSALLSFERLFRDDFVDGSLEQLMLISQPLALIALAKVVAHWCLTGLPLILLSPAAALLLSLDIHIWRALALTLLIGTPVLSCIGAIGVALTVGLRKGGVLLSLLVVPLFIPVLIFSASVLDAATLNLPYRGQLAILGAMMVASLTLAPFAVAAALRVSLDN, encoded by the coding sequence ATGGTATTTATTGAAATTATCAAACGGGAATTGCGTATCGCTATGCGGAAACAGGCGGAAATTTTGAATCCGTTATGGTTTTTTCTGATCGTGATTACACTGTTTCCGTTGGTAGTGGGGCCTGATCCTAATCTGCTCTCTAAAATTGCTGGCGGTGTGGCTTGGGTGGCGGCATTACTTTCCGCTTTACTGTCGTTTGAACGCTTGTTTCGGGACGATTTTGTCGACGGTTCGCTGGAGCAATTAATGTTAATTTCGCAACCTTTGGCATTGATTGCATTGGCGAAAGTCGTCGCGCATTGGTGTTTGACGGGATTACCGCTGATTTTATTATCGCCGGCGGCGGCTTTATTGCTATCGCTGGATATACATATTTGGCGGGCATTGGCGTTGACTTTGTTAATCGGTACGCCGGTATTGAGCTGCATCGGCGCGATCGGCGTGGCGTTAACCGTAGGATTACGCAAAGGCGGCGTGTTATTAAGTTTGTTAGTCGTGCCGCTGTTTATCCCGGTTTTGATTTTTTCGGCATCCGTATTGGATGCCGCAACATTAAATTTGCCTTATCGGGGGCAACTTGCGATTCTCGGCGCGATGATGGTCGCCTCGTTAACGCTTGCACCTTTTGCCGTTGCGGCGGCGTTGCGTGTGAGTTTGGATAATTAA
- the nudF gene encoding ADP-ribose diphosphatase, with amino-acid sequence MVDIQQFSQNDIEIIKEEPLYHGFFQLKRVHFRHKLFAGGMSGEVVRELLVKGAASAVIAYDPERDTVILVEQVRIGAYNPSFSGSPWLLELIAGMVEEGELPEEVAGRESREEAGVEVTNLIRVLSVWDSPGGTVERIHLFAGKVDSSKAKGLHGLAEEHEDIKVHVLERETAYAWVEQGKVDNSTAVLGLQWLQLNYRKLQQAWL; translated from the coding sequence ATGGTCGATATCCAACAATTTAGTCAGAATGATATTGAAATTATCAAAGAAGAGCCACTTTATCATGGCTTTTTTCAATTAAAACGGGTGCATTTTCGCCATAAACTGTTTGCCGGCGGGATGAGCGGCGAAGTAGTGCGGGAATTGCTCGTGAAAGGCGCCGCTTCTGCCGTGATTGCCTATGATCCCGAACGGGATACGGTGATTTTGGTAGAGCAAGTGCGTATCGGCGCTTATAATCCGAGTTTTTCCGGTTCGCCTTGGTTGTTAGAGCTGATAGCCGGTATGGTGGAAGAAGGCGAGTTGCCGGAAGAGGTTGCCGGACGTGAGAGCCGGGAAGAAGCCGGTGTCGAGGTGACGAATCTGATCCGTGTATTGAGTGTATGGGACAGCCCGGGAGGCACGGTGGAACGCATTCATTTGTTTGCGGGCAAAGTGGATAGTTCGAAAGCAAAAGGTCTGCACGGATTAGCGGAAGAACATGAAGACATTAAAGTCCATGTACTCGAACGGGAGACCGCTTATGCATGGGTGGAGCAGGGCAAAGTGGATAACAGCACGGCCGTGCTAGGATTACAGTGGTTGCAACTCAATTACAGAAAATTGCAACAGGCTTGGTTGTAA
- the ccmA gene encoding cytochrome c biogenesis heme-transporting ATPase CcmA, with protein sequence MPNQLQLEQIACQRGDKVLFTDLSLIFKSGDFVQIEGHNGIGKTSLLRIIAGLAQPLTGNVCWNGEKLSQCREQFLGDLLYLGHLSGVKPELTAWENLLFYQKISACEQGEDALWQALEMVGLAGREDIVAGQLSAGQQKRIALARLWLSRAPLWILDEPFNAIDKHGVAVLTQYFERHAENGGIVILTSHQDVPSRILRKVRLDSYKFLE encoded by the coding sequence ATGCCGAATCAACTTCAATTAGAACAAATTGCCTGTCAACGGGGGGATAAGGTTTTATTTACCGATTTGTCTTTAATCTTTAAATCGGGGGATTTTGTGCAGATTGAAGGACATAACGGTATTGGGAAAACCAGTTTGTTACGGATTATTGCAGGTTTGGCGCAGCCGTTAACGGGTAACGTGTGCTGGAACGGTGAGAAACTTTCTCAGTGCCGAGAACAATTTCTCGGGGATTTATTGTATTTGGGGCATCTTTCCGGTGTTAAACCTGAATTAACCGCGTGGGAAAATTTGCTGTTTTATCAAAAGATTTCCGCTTGCGAGCAAGGTGAAGATGCATTATGGCAGGCGTTGGAAATGGTGGGATTGGCGGGACGTGAAGATATTGTCGCCGGACAGCTTTCCGCCGGCCAACAAAAACGCATTGCTTTGGCGCGTTTATGGTTATCCCGGGCACCGCTATGGATTTTGGACGAACCTTTTAATGCCATTGATAAACACGGAGTAGCAGTACTGACACAATATTTCGAGCGGCATGCGGAAAACGGCGGAATCGTGATCTTAACCAGTCATCAGGATGTGCCGAGCAGAATATTGCGTAAAGTGCGGTTGGATTCTTACAAGTTTTTGGAATAA
- the pepB gene encoding aminopeptidase PepB, with translation MQILLSTEPAPESWGKKALLSFHGERATIHFSSNSDRTLVQKAARKLRGQGINDVELVGSDWSLENCWAFYQGFYTAKQDWAVEFPELGEYHDELFARLQCGDFVREIINLSSSVITPVELVQRAVDFICRQAEQVELESAVKFEIISGEALCEQNYQGIWNVGKGSANAPAMLQLDFNPTGDDNAPVLACLVGKGITFDSGGYSIKPSNSMDSMKSDMGGAALLTGALGLAITRGLQQRVKLFLCCAENMVSSTAFKLGDVITYRNGVSAEIMNTDAEGRLVLADGLICAGEQKAQFILDAATLTGAAKVAVGNDYHSVLSMDDKLVADLLSSAQEEQEPFWRLPFEEFHRAQISSSFADISNTGSVAVSAGASTATAFLSHFVKDYQQNWLHIDCSATYRKSPSDLWATGATGLGVQTIANLLLKKGA, from the coding sequence ATGCAAATTTTGCTTTCAACGGAACCGGCCCCTGAATCCTGGGGCAAGAAAGCGCTGTTGAGTTTTCATGGCGAGCGAGCTACCATTCATTTCTCATCCAATTCTGACCGCACTTTAGTGCAAAAAGCCGCGCGTAAATTGCGTGGACAAGGCATTAATGATGTGGAATTGGTGGGAAGTGATTGGTCATTAGAAAATTGTTGGGCGTTTTATCAAGGGTTTTACACCGCAAAACAAGATTGGGCGGTGGAATTTCCTGAGTTAGGCGAATATCACGATGAACTGTTTGCGCGTTTGCAATGCGGCGATTTTGTACGTGAAATCATTAATTTATCTTCGTCTGTGATTACACCTGTTGAACTGGTTCAACGCGCTGTAGATTTTATTTGCCGACAAGCGGAACAAGTTGAGCTCGAAAGTGCGGTCAAATTTGAGATAATTTCCGGTGAAGCATTATGCGAGCAGAATTATCAAGGCATTTGGAATGTAGGTAAAGGTTCGGCTAATGCCCCCGCCATGTTGCAATTAGATTTTAACCCGACAGGCGATGACAATGCGCCCGTGTTGGCTTGTTTAGTGGGCAAAGGCATTACGTTTGATAGCGGCGGTTATAGCATTAAACCGAGCAACAGCATGGATAGCATGAAATCCGATATGGGCGGTGCGGCGTTATTAACGGGGGCGCTGGGTTTAGCCATTACCCGTGGTTTGCAACAACGCGTGAAATTGTTCCTATGTTGCGCGGAAAATATGGTGAGTAGTACCGCATTCAAATTAGGTGATGTGATTACTTATCGTAACGGCGTGAGCGCAGAAATTATGAATACCGATGCGGAAGGGCGTTTAGTGCTGGCTGACGGGCTGATTTGTGCGGGCGAGCAAAAGGCACAATTTATTTTAGATGCCGCCACCTTAACCGGCGCGGCAAAAGTGGCGGTGGGCAATGACTATCATTCAGTATTATCTATGGATGATAAACTTGTGGCAGATTTATTGAGTTCGGCACAAGAAGAACAAGAACCGTTCTGGCGTTTGCCGTTTGAAGAATTCCATCGTGCACAAATTAGTTCGTCTTTTGCGGATATTTCTAACACGGGGTCAGTGGCGGTGAGTGCCGGGGCGAGTACGGCAACGGCATTTTTATCGCATTTTGTGAAAGATTATCAACAAAATTGGTTACATATCGATTGTTCCGCCACTTATCGTAAATCGCCAAGTGATTTATGGGCAACAGGCGCAACCGGCTTGGGGGTGCAAACCATTGCGAATTTATTATTGAAAAAAGGAGCCTGA
- a CDS encoding SprT family zinc-dependent metalloprotease — MEQQTRFRHLKMQIQRKLNACLQKSEQFFDRTFAVPTVSYEVRGIKAGVAYLQKNAIKFNRTLLLENPSEFVNQVVPHELAHLIVYQLFGRVKPHGKEWQAVMTNVFQLPAETYHQFDVKSVQGKTFAYRCGCRIHQLSVRRHNKIQRERAVYLCQYCKGRLEPVNKICP, encoded by the coding sequence ATGGAACAACAAACCCGATTCCGTCATTTAAAAATGCAGATTCAACGTAAGCTGAACGCCTGTTTACAAAAATCCGAGCAATTTTTTGACCGCACTTTTGCCGTGCCGACGGTGAGTTATGAAGTGCGCGGCATAAAGGCGGGTGTGGCATATCTGCAAAAAAACGCAATAAAATTTAACCGCACTTTATTGCTGGAAAATCCGTCGGAATTTGTGAATCAAGTGGTGCCGCACGAATTGGCGCATTTAATTGTGTATCAACTGTTCGGACGGGTGAAGCCGCACGGTAAGGAATGGCAAGCCGTGATGACGAACGTCTTTCAACTGCCCGCCGAAACTTATCATCAATTTGATGTGAAATCCGTTCAGGGCAAAACCTTTGCTTACCGCTGCGGTTGCCGCATTCATCAGCTTTCCGTGCGTCGTCATAATAAAATTCAGCGGGAACGTGCGGTCTATTTATGTCAATATTGTAAAGGACGTTTGGAACCGGTGAACAAAATTTGTCCGTGA